In a genomic window of Coregonus clupeaformis isolate EN_2021a unplaced genomic scaffold, ASM2061545v1 scaf1821, whole genome shotgun sequence:
- the LOC121586111 gene encoding myb-related transcription factor, partner of profilin-like isoform X2, with amino-acid sequence MTEYYEEGGLLYEHSPPMHIKVESPEGPFGGGVSEDGFPREDEDSEGSCDHSSGLPGGLPFNVVVVHPNIMTPDRGMSSALAAGGAGKRKSRFSGAELEVLVSEVTRCEGELFGPAGRLRRRERERIWAGILERVNGVSRVPRTLREVKKRWDDLKRRNGGRLADARHRTCYLPSSRGASMLGRSAQASPRLHQARQKQSTRGKASFTCFTDTEPVGGGEGSERDGFEKEEDSGEREREVGEAECEGAESSMEEKLGLGLGIGPPPNSERWLPPSPLYSAPFLNGTPQPSPQPSLGAQQGPLEAPPRGSWLEDELRGVGEAALQLGDRVEQSLREFGEGFRRDMRTLVASQEALATSLQQNNVLLQRLLAVLEAQQQQQQQPPPPPQQQPHHSQKQQPQQSTQQPQQQPQPQQPIQQQQQQIQIQPQQQQLFLQQPQLAQQQQPIQPLPQQPQQLHPQSPSNQPTLAVAPVPPPPDILDGTTRPEPPTVMNGTVQRPRRGRIVDHRRRRRR; translated from the exons ATGACTGAGTACTACGAGGAGGGGGGGCTGCTGTATGAGCACTCGCCTCCCATGCACATCAAAGTGGAGTCTCCGGAGGGCCCCTTCGGAGGGGGCGTCTCAGAGGACGGCTTTCCCAGGGAAGATGAGGACTCAGAGGGCAGCTGTGACCACAGCAGTGGGCTGCCTGGAGGACTCCCCTTCAACGTGGTGGTGGTGCATCCTAACATCATGACCCCTG ACAGAGGTATGTCCTCTGCGTTGGCAGCGGGGGGTGCAGGCAAGAGGAAGAGTCGTTTTAGCGGTGCAGAGCTGGAGGTGCTGGTTTCTGAAGTGACGCGGTGTGAGGGAGAGCTTTTTGGTCCCGCTGGGAGGCTCCggcgcagggagagagagagaatctgggcAGGGATCCTGGAGCGGGTCAACGGCGTGTCCAGAGTCCCTCGCACACTCCGCGAGGTCAAGAAGCGCTGGGACGACCTGAAGAGACGCAATGGAGGCAGGCTGGCAGACGCCAGGCACCGCACTTGTTACCTGCCATCCAGCAGAGGGGCTTCCATGCTGGGACGGTCAGCTCAGGCAAGCCCCAGGCTTCACCAGGCCAGACAGAAGCAAAGCACCAGAGGGAAGGCCAGTTTCACGTGCTTCACTGATACAGAACCAG TGGGTGGAGGTGAAGGGTCGGAGAGGGACGGCTTTGAGAAGGAGGAGGATAGTGGCGAGCGGGAAAGGGAGGTGGGAGAGGCGGAATGCGAGGGGGCAGAGAGCAGCATGGAGGAAAAGCTGGGTTTAGGACTGGGAATAGGACCTCCCCCTAACTCGGAACGCTGgctgcctccctctcccctctacaGCGCCCCTTTCCTCAATGGCACCCCTCAGCCTAGTCCCCAGCCCTCACTAGGGGCCCAGCAGGGACCGCTGGAGGCCCCTCCTCGTGGCTCATGGCTGGAGGACGAGCTCCGTGGCGTGGGGGAGGCAGCTCTGCAGCTGGGGGATCGGGTGGAGCAGAGTCTTCGGGAGTTTGGGGAGGGATTCAGACGAGATATGAGAACACTAGTGGCCTCTCAAGAGGCACTGGCAACCAGCTTACAGCAAAACAATGTTCTCCTGCAAAGGCTGCTGGCAGTCCTAGAggcgcaacaacaacaacaacaacaaccaccaccaccaccacagcagcAGCCACATCATTCCCAAAAGCAACAGCCACAACAGTCAACGCAGCAACCGCAGCAGCAACCACAGCCTCAACAACCaattcagcagcagcagcaacaaatACAGATACAACCACAACAGCAACAACTGTTCCTGCAGCAACCCCAACTGGCACAGCAGCAACAACCGATACAACCGCTACCACAGCAACCGCAGCAGCTACACCCCCAGAGTCCAAGTAATCAACCAACTTTAGCAGTTgcccctgtaccaccacccccaGATATTCTTGATGGTACCACCCGTCCTGAACCACCCACAGTCATGAATGGAACCGTCCAACGGCCAAGGCGGGGGAGAATTGTTGATCATAGACGAAGAAGAAGGCGTTAG
- the LOC121586111 gene encoding myb-related transcription factor, partner of profilin-like isoform X1, with amino-acid sequence MTEYYEEGGLLYEHSPPMHIKVESPEGPFGGGVSEDGFPREDEDSEGSCDHSSGLPGGLPFNVVVVHPNIMTPGMSSDDLLSMEQHRGMSSALAAGGAGKRKSRFSGAELEVLVSEVTRCEGELFGPAGRLRRRERERIWAGILERVNGVSRVPRTLREVKKRWDDLKRRNGGRLADARHRTCYLPSSRGASMLGRSAQASPRLHQARQKQSTRGKASFTCFTDTEPVGGGEGSERDGFEKEEDSGEREREVGEAECEGAESSMEEKLGLGLGIGPPPNSERWLPPSPLYSAPFLNGTPQPSPQPSLGAQQGPLEAPPRGSWLEDELRGVGEAALQLGDRVEQSLREFGEGFRRDMRTLVASQEALATSLQQNNVLLQRLLAVLEAQQQQQQQPPPPPQQQPHHSQKQQPQQSTQQPQQQPQPQQPIQQQQQQIQIQPQQQQLFLQQPQLAQQQQPIQPLPQQPQQLHPQSPSNQPTLAVAPVPPPPDILDGTTRPEPPTVMNGTVQRPRRGRIVDHRRRRRR; translated from the exons ATGACTGAGTACTACGAGGAGGGGGGGCTGCTGTATGAGCACTCGCCTCCCATGCACATCAAAGTGGAGTCTCCGGAGGGCCCCTTCGGAGGGGGCGTCTCAGAGGACGGCTTTCCCAGGGAAGATGAGGACTCAGAGGGCAGCTGTGACCACAGCAGTGGGCTGCCTGGAGGACTCCCCTTCAACGTGGTGGTGGTGCATCCTAACATCATGACCCCTGGTATGTCCTCAGATGACCTCCTGTCCATGGAACAGC ACAGAGGTATGTCCTCTGCGTTGGCAGCGGGGGGTGCAGGCAAGAGGAAGAGTCGTTTTAGCGGTGCAGAGCTGGAGGTGCTGGTTTCTGAAGTGACGCGGTGTGAGGGAGAGCTTTTTGGTCCCGCTGGGAGGCTCCggcgcagggagagagagagaatctgggcAGGGATCCTGGAGCGGGTCAACGGCGTGTCCAGAGTCCCTCGCACACTCCGCGAGGTCAAGAAGCGCTGGGACGACCTGAAGAGACGCAATGGAGGCAGGCTGGCAGACGCCAGGCACCGCACTTGTTACCTGCCATCCAGCAGAGGGGCTTCCATGCTGGGACGGTCAGCTCAGGCAAGCCCCAGGCTTCACCAGGCCAGACAGAAGCAAAGCACCAGAGGGAAGGCCAGTTTCACGTGCTTCACTGATACAGAACCAG TGGGTGGAGGTGAAGGGTCGGAGAGGGACGGCTTTGAGAAGGAGGAGGATAGTGGCGAGCGGGAAAGGGAGGTGGGAGAGGCGGAATGCGAGGGGGCAGAGAGCAGCATGGAGGAAAAGCTGGGTTTAGGACTGGGAATAGGACCTCCCCCTAACTCGGAACGCTGgctgcctccctctcccctctacaGCGCCCCTTTCCTCAATGGCACCCCTCAGCCTAGTCCCCAGCCCTCACTAGGGGCCCAGCAGGGACCGCTGGAGGCCCCTCCTCGTGGCTCATGGCTGGAGGACGAGCTCCGTGGCGTGGGGGAGGCAGCTCTGCAGCTGGGGGATCGGGTGGAGCAGAGTCTTCGGGAGTTTGGGGAGGGATTCAGACGAGATATGAGAACACTAGTGGCCTCTCAAGAGGCACTGGCAACCAGCTTACAGCAAAACAATGTTCTCCTGCAAAGGCTGCTGGCAGTCCTAGAggcgcaacaacaacaacaacaacaaccaccaccaccaccacagcagcAGCCACATCATTCCCAAAAGCAACAGCCACAACAGTCAACGCAGCAACCGCAGCAGCAACCACAGCCTCAACAACCaattcagcagcagcagcaacaaatACAGATACAACCACAACAGCAACAACTGTTCCTGCAGCAACCCCAACTGGCACAGCAGCAACAACCGATACAACCGCTACCACAGCAACCGCAGCAGCTACACCCCCAGAGTCCAAGTAATCAACCAACTTTAGCAGTTgcccctgtaccaccacccccaGATATTCTTGATGGTACCACCCGTCCTGAACCACCCACAGTCATGAATGGAACCGTCCAACGGCCAAGGCGGGGGAGAATTGTTGATCATAGACGAAGAAGAAGGCGTTAG